The following are encoded together in the Lactuca sativa cultivar Salinas chromosome 1, Lsat_Salinas_v11, whole genome shotgun sequence genome:
- the LOC111904167 gene encoding protein TRACHEARY ELEMENT DIFFERENTIATION-RELATED 7A, giving the protein MASYQTQYYFPHFPPPPSPHFASPPPPATPTPSAPPPHTIPPPSPPPHAVPPTPPHVIPPPPSPPHKIPPPPPHAIPPPPPPHKIPPPPPHAIPPPPPHRIPPPPPHTIPPPPPAAPGNHTTIIVVVFVSCGGVFFLAFVVAALWCFLKKKKKMVRKAENVHIDEHRHVAERMVQGPNGTESVILSVEDDIHIEEDIRKSELENFRKGLHLNSGNIAAGVVDAGEPSSSSGHHHLPGQKS; this is encoded by the coding sequence ATGGCTTCTTATCAAACTCAATATTACTTCCCTCATTTTCCTCCACCGCCATCTCCTCATTTTGCATCACCACCACCTCCTGCAACCCCTACACCTTCTGCACCGCCTCCACATACTatcccaccaccatcaccaccaccacatgCTGTGCCACCAACACCACCGCATGTCatcccaccaccaccatctcctccACATAAGatccctccaccaccaccacatgccatcccaccaccacctcctccacataaaatccctccaccaccaccacatgCCATCCCACCACCGCCTCCACATAGGatccctccaccaccaccacataccatcccaccaccacctccagctGCTCCGGGAAACCATACCACAATCATTGTGGTGGTGTTTGTCTCGTGTGGTGGTGTTTTCTTCTTGGCATTTGTCGTGGCGGCGTTGTGGTGTTttctcaagaagaagaagaagatggttCGCAAGGCGGAAAATGTGCACATTGATGAACACCGACATGTGGCAGAGAGAATGGTACAAGGACCAAATGGGACTGAAAGTGTGATACTTTCTGTGGAAGATGATATACACATTGAAGAAGATATAAGGAAGAGTGAGTTGGAGAATTTCAGAAAAGGGTTGCATTTGAATTCCGGCAATATTGCTGCAGGTGTGGTTGATGCTGGAGAACCATCCTCTAGTTCCGGCCATCACCACCTACCTGGTCAGAAGTCTTGA
- the LOC111904166 gene encoding pentatricopeptide repeat-containing protein At3g09040, mitochondrial gives MRHKRTYIKLTKRTFCSPGVPSLQQLTYRRRFCQPILNLEDEAYTRLLRICLQNCKQIQSRRLFDELPQRLEHASKAVKLIHAQSLLLGFDSQGKLGNAIVDLHSKCGNMAFAQKAFERLERKDTLSWNPILSMYSRRGMLEKVGQLFCDMQVSGVYPNQFTYAIVLSVCARLTDIVFGKTVHAHVIKTGFMCDSFCEGSLIDMYSKCGLVHDACEIFDGSVCPDTVSWTAMIAGYVQVGFPEKALRLFHDMLKLGHIPDQVAFVTVISACVESGHLDDARHLFDKMPNPNDVAWNVMISGHAREGYYDLAIDYFQNMTRFDLKPTRSTLGSVLSAIANTYDLDCGSQVHAQATKRGLSSSVYVGSALINMYAKCQEMGSARNVFDALDEKNIVLWNTMLGGYAQNKDSDQVISLFINMRHSGFQPDEFTYTSVLSASSSLKNPEIGKQFHSLVIKNKLHMNLFVGNALVDMYAKSNSLHDAIKQFNMIKNRDNVSWNAIIVGFVQEEEEELAFSMFQRMRNDGFAPDEYCFASILSASANIQSLNKGKQLHSLLVKYNMETSLYAGSSLLDMYSKCGVVSDAQKVFDSIPVKSVASINALISGYAHSNIEVSVNLFRNMQFQGLIPSEVTLASILDGCNEPSKLNLGRQIHNLAIKYGFENEFFSVSLLGMYFKSRAESDSMVVLSELSIPKSTVLWTVAISGFAQNDSGDEALAIYQQMRRHNSMPDQATFVSVLKACATSASLPDGRGVHSLVFHTGFDSDELTGSGLVDMYAKCGDITSSSQVFKEMVTKKDVITWNSMIGAYAKNGYVENALEVFDQMRKSTVKPDDVTFLEVLMACSHAGKVSEGREVFDTMTSFYKIKPRMDHVSCLIDLYGRWGYLKEAEEIIDELEFKPNAVVWATFLGACRIHGDKRRGKRASEELLSLEPESSASYVLLSNIYAASGNWEEVNLVRREMKEKGVKKHPGCSWIKLGGETHLFVSGDELHSSSGEIYGVLKELKGVMKDEIWCS, from the coding sequence CCTCAAAGACTCGAACACGCCTCCAAAGCCGTTAAACTCATCCATGCCCAAAGTTTGCTACTTGGTTTCGATTCACAAGGGAAACTTGGCAATGCCATTGTCGATTTGCATTCAAAATGCGGCAACATGGCCTTTGCTCAGAAAGCTTTCGAGAGGTTGGAACGAAAAGATACACTGTCTTGGAACCCAATTTTATCAATGTACTCGAGGCGCGGAATGTTAGAAAAAGTCGGACAACTATTTTGCGATATGCAGGTTTCTGGGGTGTATCCAAATCAGTTCACTTATGcgattgttttatcggtttgtgCTAGATTGACGGACATCGTGTTTGGGAAAACAGTACACGCACACGTTATCAAAACAGGGTTCATGTGTGACTCCTTTTGTGAAGGATCACTTATCGACATGTATTCAAAATGTGGCCTTGTTCATGATGCATGTGAGATATTTGATGGGTCTGTATGCCCTGACACCGTTTCTTGGACAGCGATGATTGCTGGTTATGTTCAAGTTGGTTTTCCTGAAAAGGCACTAAGATTATTCCACGATATGTTGAAACTGGGCCATATACCAGACCAAGTAGCATTCGTAACTGTCATAAGCGCATGTGTTGAATCAGGACATCTTGATGATGCACGCCATCTGTTCGACAAAATGCCCAATCCAAATGATGTAGCATGGAATGTCATGATTTCAGGGCATGCCCGTGAAGGGTATTACGATTTAGCTATTGattattttcaaaacatgacTAGATTTGATCTGAAACCCACAAGGTCCACTCTAGGAAGTGTTTTGAGTGCCATTGCAAATACATATGATCTTGACTGTGGTTCACAAGTTCATGCTCAAGCAACCAAACGAGGGTTATCTTCCAGTGTTTACGTGGGAAGTGCCTTAATCAATATGTATGCAAAATGTCAAGAAATGGGCTCAGCTAGGAATGTCTTTGATGCATTAGATGAGAAAAATATCGTTTTATGGAACACAATGCTTGGAGGTTATGCCCAGAATAAAGATTCTGATCAAGTGATTAGTCTATTCATAAACATGAGACATTCTGGTTTCCAACCTGATGAATTCACTTACACCAGCGTTCTAAGTGCATCTTCTTCTCTAAAAAATCCTGAAATTGGGAAACAATTTCATTCCCTTGTCATCAAGAACAAGTTGCATATGAACTTATTTGTGGGAAATGCATTAGTAGACATGTATGCGAAGTCTAACTCTTTACACGATGCTATAAAACAGTTTAACATGATCAAGAACCGAGATAACGTTTCTTGGAATGCAATTATTGTTGGGTTCGttcaggaagaagaagaagagttggcTTTCAGTATGTTTCAGAGAATGCGAAATGACGGGTTTGCCCCTGATGAATACTGCTTTGCAAGCATACTCAGTGCTTCTGCAAACATTCAATCTTTAAACAAAGGCAAACAGTTGCATTCCCTATTAGTCAAATATAATATGGAAACCAGTCTTTATGCTGGAAGCTCTCTTCTTGATATGTATTCCAAGTGTGGGGTTGTTTCCGATGCTCAAAAAGTTTTCGATTCCATTCCGGTGAAAAGTGTAGCTTCTATAAACGCTTTAATTTCTGGATATGCTCACAGTAACATCGAGGTATCTGTAAATCTTTTTAGGAACATGCAGTTTCAAGGATTGATTCCATCAGAAGTTACATTAGCAAGCATATTAGATGGATGCAACGAGCCTTCCAAATTAAATCTCGGTAGACAAATTCACAATTTAGCGATAAAATACGGTTTTGAAAATGAATTCTTTTCAGTATCTCTTCTCGGAATGTATTTCAAATCCCGGGCGGAATCAGATTCCATGGTGGTGCTCTCGGAATTATCAATTCCCAAGAGCACGGTTTTATGGACCGTTGCAATATCCGGATTTGCCCAAAACGATTCCGGTGACGAGGCGCTCGCGATATACCAACAAATGAGAAGACACAATTCAATGCCGGATCAAGCAACTTTTGTCAGTGTCCTGAAAGCATGTGCCACGTCAGCGTCTCTACCGGATGGGCGCGGGGTCCACTCACTTGTTTTCCATACGGGTTTTGACTCGGATGAGTTGACCGGGAGTGGATTAGTCGACATGTATGCTAAATGCGGAGATATCACAAGCTCTTCACAAGTGTTTAAAGAAATGGTCACGAAAAAAGATGTCATCACATGGAACTCGATGATTGGCGCGTACGCGAAAAACGGGTACGTGGAAAACGCATTGGAAGTGTTTGACCAAATGAGAAAGTCAACCGTGAAGCCCGATGATGTCACCTTTCTTGAAGTGCTCATGGCGTGTAGTCACGCGGGAAAGGTGTCAGAAGGGCGTGAAGTATTTGATACAATGACAAGTTTTTATAAGATTAAACCGCGTATGGATCATGTTTCTTGTTTGATTGATCTTTATGGGAGATGGGGTTATTTGAAAGAGGCCGAGGAGATAATCGATGAACTTGAGTTTAAACCGAATGCGGTTGTTTGGGCTACGTTTCTTGGTGCGTGTAGGATTCATGGGGATAAAAGAAGGGGGAAAAGGGCGAGTGAAGAGTTGTTGAGTTTGGAGCCTGAAAGTTCGGCTTCTTATGTGTTGCTTTCGAATATATATGCGGCTTCTGGGAATTGGGAGGAGGTGAATTTAGTGAGGAGGGAGATGAAAGAGAAGGGGGTTAAGAAGCATCCTGGATGTAGTTGGATTAAATTGGGAGGAGAGACTCATTTATTTGTTTCGGGAGATGAGTTGCATTCTAGTTCAGGGGAAATATATGGGGTTTTGAAGGAATTGAAAGGAGTGATGAAGGATGAAATCTGGTGTTCTTGA
- the LOC111904168 gene encoding pentatricopeptide repeat-containing protein At3g21470, giving the protein MCSETCLDLKINIQTDSQLVEKTSVFCNRIYHPNPSSNLYSSIRDHISNGAPKEALLIYTQNRRNPLNLLSVLPLVFKACAILSLTNYGKSLHSESIKAGLLSDVVVGTSMVNMYAKCCNAIDARKVFDEMPVKNVVTWNAMIGGYMKNRETQPALRLFNKMSDRTSVSWIEMITGYARTGDTMMARSFFDQVPFPLKNVMTWTVMVDGYASNGDMKAAKKVFEAMPERNFFVWSSMVSGYFKKGDVESGETIFNRIPFRNLVNWNSLISGYSQNGLCEKALEAFAKMESDGFEPDEVSFASALSACAQLGSLKTGKDLHDMIIQKRIKVNIFILNSLVDMYAKCGDLMNARLIFEDMMESERNDSCWNAMISGFSIHGHCREALEFFDRMEKSKVTPNEITFLSVLSACAHAGFVEEGLEIFDKMGKYGLVANVKHYGCLVDILGRVGRLKDAYRVVTEMPVRPNESVWGALLGACRVHSDMEMANRVVEKVNAELTRCGYVVMSNMYAASERWEKAESLRDLMFRERVQKTVGCSSVHLNDYDGNRS; this is encoded by the coding sequence ATGTGCAGTGAAACCTGCTTAGATTTGAAAATTAATATCCAAACGGACTCCCAGTTAGTCGAAAAAACATCAGTTTTCTGCAACAGGATCTATCACCCAAACCCATCATCAAACTTGTATTCATCCATTAGAGATCACATCTCTAATGGTGCACCAAAAGAAGCCCTTTTAATTTACACCCAAAATCGTCGAAACCCACTTAATCTACTGAGTGTACTCCCtttggttttcaaagcttgtgCAATTCTTTCCCTGACTAACTACGGAAAGTCGCTGCATTCCGAATCAATCAAAGCTGGACTGCTGTCTGATGTAGTGGTGGGAACCTCAATGGTGAACATGTATGCTAAATGCTGTAACGCGATCGACGCCCgcaaagtgtttgatgaaatgcctgtGAAGAACGTCGTCACATGGAATGCCATGATAGGTGGATACATGAAGAATAGAGAAACACAACCTGCCTTACGGTTATTTAACAAGATGTCTGACAGGACATCAGTTTCTTGGATCGAAATGATCACAGGGTATGCAAGAACAGGGGATACAATGATGGCAAGGTCTTTCTTCGATCAAGTTCCATTCCCACTGAAAAATGTGATGACTTGGACTGTTATGGTTGATGGGTACGCAAGTAATGGGGACATGAAAGCTGCTAAAAAAGTATTTGAGGCCATGCCAGAAAGAAACTTCTTCGTTTGGTCATCAATGGTTTCAGGGTATTTCAAGAAAGGTGATGTGGAATCCGGGGAGACCATCTTCAATCGGATTCCATTCCGGAATCTTGTGAACTGGAATTCGTTGATTTCCGGGTACTCTCAAAATGGTCTTTGTGAGAAAGCTCTAGAAGCATTTGCCAAAATGGAATCCGATGGGTTTGAACCAGATGAAGTCTCGTTTGCAAGCGCTTTATCGGCTTGTGCCCAATTGGGGTCATTAAAAACAGGTAAAGATCTTCACgatatgattattcaaaaaaGAATCAAAGTGAATATCTTTATTTTGAATAGTTTGGTCGATATGTATGCAAAATGTGGGGATTTGATGAATGCAAGATTAATATTTGAAGACATGATGGAATCTGAAAGAAACGATTCTTGTTGGAACGCGATGATTTCGGGATTTTCAATCCATGGTCATTGTAGAGAAGCTCTTGAGTTTTTTGATAGAATGGAGAAATCGAAAGTGACACCAAATGAAATAACTTTTTTATCAGTTTTATCGGCTTGTGCACATGCAGGATTTGTTGAAGAGGGATTGGAAATATTTGATAAGATGGGGAAATATGGTTTGGTGGCTAATGTGAAGCATTACGGGTGTTTGGTTGACATTTTGGGCAGGGTGGGCAGGTTGAAAGATGCGTATCGGGTAGTGACCGAGATGCCCGTGAGACCGAATGAGTCGGTTTGGGGGGCTTTGCTTGGTGCATGTCGAGTTCACTCGGATATGGAAATGGCAAACCGGGTGGTTGAGAAAGTGAATGCTGAGTTAACTCGGTGTGGTTATGTGGTTATGTCGAATATGTATGCTGCTTCAGAAAGATGGGAAAAGGCAGAAAGTTTGAGGGATTTGATGTTTCGTGAAAGGGTTCAGAAAACAGTCGGGTGTAGTTCAGTTCACTTGAATGATTATGATGGGAACCGGAGCTAG